Proteins encoded in a region of the Sebastes fasciatus isolate fSebFas1 chromosome 9, fSebFas1.pri, whole genome shotgun sequence genome:
- the LOC141774421 gene encoding uncharacterized protein LOC141774421 isoform X1, with the protein MSIKYKLGNYRSKLRNAGCIEVSINRRRSGEDDGAGPSLKRAKRGEINYVPDHPHTHTDDSLEEERLALVEELKKRNKNVALIKQQMEVTFSLRRKEIVELVPMVSEVQERWPALFYEAEIREEFLRITNKDLIDNFGAAINQHTPRLLKLYRARRTAFPPEMDQLLNRLDEETSDITVHRHTAALKGLTLYLRDSHEKLFRNCLATDPEEEQTKGLIVGILTVLEDDDSSAPATVINVAVVVEEDIVLQDLPDLPTAFAYLFGLIYALNLQYPKELRYTFETIQKVFMELGTDLSARVRSFKNKLLQ; encoded by the exons ATGAGCATAAAATACAAACTTGGTAATTACAGGTCCAAGCTACGTAACGCAGGCTGCATTGAGGTCAGCATTAACCGGAGAAGAAGCGGTGAAGATGATGGTGCAGGTCCttctttgaagagagcaaagcGAGGGGAGATTAACTATGTTCCTGACCACCCACATACCCATACTGATGACTCGCTGGAGGAGGAAAGACTAGCTCTGGTTGAGGAGTTAAAGAAGAGGAATAAGAATGTTGCACTCATAAAGCAACAGATGGAGGTGACATTCTCCCTGAGGCGCAAGGAGATTGTGGAGCTAGTGCCTATGGTGTCAGAGGTTCAGGAGCGGTGGCCTGCTCTGTTTTACGAGGCAGAG ATCAGGGAAGAGTTTCTTCGGATCACCAACAAGGACCTAATAGACAACTTCGGAGCAGCCATTAATCAGCACACTCCTAGGCTCCTTAAACTCTATCGGGCTAGGCGGACAGCTTTCCCGCCTGAGATGGATCAACTCCTTAACAGACTGGATGAAGAG ACATCTGACATCACAGTACATCGACACACTGCAGCCTTGAAGGGCCTCACCTTGTATCTCCGTGACAGTCATGAGAAGCTGTTCAGGAACTGTCTG GCCACTGACCCAGAAGAGGAGCAGACGAAGGGCCTCATCGTGGGTATCCTCACTGTGTTGGAGGATGATGACAGTTCAGCTCCTGCAACAGTCATTAATGTTGCTGTTGTGGTAGAAGAAGACATTGTCCTCCAGGATCTCCCTGACCTGCCAACGGCTTTTGCTTACCTCTTTGGGCTGATCTACGCTTTAAACCTCCAGTACCCAAAAGAACTGAGGTACACATTCGAAACCATTCAGAAAGTTTTCATGGAACTTGGAACTGATCTCTCTGCAAGGGTCCGATCCTTCAAAAACAAACTCCTTCAGTGA
- the LOC141774421 gene encoding uncharacterized protein LOC141774421 isoform X3 has product MEVTFSLRRKEIVELVPMVSEVQERWPALFYEAEIREEFLRITNKDLIDNFGAAINQHTPRLLKLYRARRTAFPPEMDQLLNRLDEETSDITVHRHTAALKGLTLYLRDSHEKLFRNCLATDPEEEQTKGLIVGILTVLEDDDSSAPATVINVAVVVEEDIVLQDLPDLPTAFAYLFGLIYALNLQYPKELRYTFETIQKVFMELGTDLSARVRSFKNKLLQ; this is encoded by the exons ATGGAGGTGACATTCTCCCTGAGGCGCAAGGAGATTGTGGAGCTAGTGCCTATGGTGTCAGAGGTTCAGGAGCGGTGGCCTGCTCTGTTTTACGAGGCAGAG ATCAGGGAAGAGTTTCTTCGGATCACCAACAAGGACCTAATAGACAACTTCGGAGCAGCCATTAATCAGCACACTCCTAGGCTCCTTAAACTCTATCGGGCTAGGCGGACAGCTTTCCCGCCTGAGATGGATCAACTCCTTAACAGACTGGATGAAGAG ACATCTGACATCACAGTACATCGACACACTGCAGCCTTGAAGGGCCTCACCTTGTATCTCCGTGACAGTCATGAGAAGCTGTTCAGGAACTGTCTG GCCACTGACCCAGAAGAGGAGCAGACGAAGGGCCTCATCGTGGGTATCCTCACTGTGTTGGAGGATGATGACAGTTCAGCTCCTGCAACAGTCATTAATGTTGCTGTTGTGGTAGAAGAAGACATTGTCCTCCAGGATCTCCCTGACCTGCCAACGGCTTTTGCTTACCTCTTTGGGCTGATCTACGCTTTAAACCTCCAGTACCCAAAAGAACTGAGGTACACATTCGAAACCATTCAGAAAGTTTTCATGGAACTTGGAACTGATCTCTCTGCAAGGGTCCGATCCTTCAAAAACAAACTCCTTCAGTGA
- the LOC141774421 gene encoding uncharacterized protein LOC141774421 isoform X2 gives MSIKYKLGNYRSKLRNAGCIEVSINRRRSGEDDGAGPSLKRAKRGEINYVPDHPHTHTDDSLEEERLALVEELKKRNKNVALIKQQMEVTFSLRRKEIVELVPMVSEVQERWPALFYEAEIREEFLRITNKDLIDNFGAAINQHTPRLLKLYRARRTAFPPEMDQLLNRLDEEATDPEEEQTKGLIVGILTVLEDDDSSAPATVINVAVVVEEDIVLQDLPDLPTAFAYLFGLIYALNLQYPKELRYTFETIQKVFMELGTDLSARVRSFKNKLLQ, from the exons ATGAGCATAAAATACAAACTTGGTAATTACAGGTCCAAGCTACGTAACGCAGGCTGCATTGAGGTCAGCATTAACCGGAGAAGAAGCGGTGAAGATGATGGTGCAGGTCCttctttgaagagagcaaagcGAGGGGAGATTAACTATGTTCCTGACCACCCACATACCCATACTGATGACTCGCTGGAGGAGGAAAGACTAGCTCTGGTTGAGGAGTTAAAGAAGAGGAATAAGAATGTTGCACTCATAAAGCAACAGATGGAGGTGACATTCTCCCTGAGGCGCAAGGAGATTGTGGAGCTAGTGCCTATGGTGTCAGAGGTTCAGGAGCGGTGGCCTGCTCTGTTTTACGAGGCAGAG ATCAGGGAAGAGTTTCTTCGGATCACCAACAAGGACCTAATAGACAACTTCGGAGCAGCCATTAATCAGCACACTCCTAGGCTCCTTAAACTCTATCGGGCTAGGCGGACAGCTTTCCCGCCTGAGATGGATCAACTCCTTAACAGACTGGATGAAGAG GCCACTGACCCAGAAGAGGAGCAGACGAAGGGCCTCATCGTGGGTATCCTCACTGTGTTGGAGGATGATGACAGTTCAGCTCCTGCAACAGTCATTAATGTTGCTGTTGTGGTAGAAGAAGACATTGTCCTCCAGGATCTCCCTGACCTGCCAACGGCTTTTGCTTACCTCTTTGGGCTGATCTACGCTTTAAACCTCCAGTACCCAAAAGAACTGAGGTACACATTCGAAACCATTCAGAAAGTTTTCATGGAACTTGGAACTGATCTCTCTGCAAGGGTCCGATCCTTCAAAAACAAACTCCTTCAGTGA
- the LOC141774434 gene encoding SLAM family member 9-like, whose amino-acid sequence MMGKLTGLCVLLMAVLNVAVTEDTVTKMYFEDGDSLTLEVRPAYTTPIINILWKFNGNLLAEWVKDLVPLGYYPRIEGRANLTIETGQLIINNMSKNDEGVYSVGINDRVQSESYHAKFIKKVQKPKVVVRPLICGADFESCKFSCDSDTTEAEPITYSWKMGGGEWKVLGKDINITSTKDSGVKTFTCRMKNPVSQEESDPEPNPLYKEPTEPDN is encoded by the coding sequence ATGATGGGTAAACTGACcgggttgtgtgtgttgttgatggCGGTGCTGAACGTCGCTGTAACCGAGGATACCGTAACTAAGATGTACTTCGAGGATGGCGACAGTCTAACGTTAGAAGTGAGGCCTGCTTATACGACTCCCATCATTAACATCTTGTGGAAGTTCAACGGTAATCTGCTGGCTGAGTGGGTAAAAGATCTGGTTCCTCTGGGTTATTACCCCAGAATTGAAGGACGAGCAAACCTCACCATAGAGACTGGACAGCTGATCATCAACAACATGAGCAAAAACGACGAGGGTGTGTATTCAGTGGGGATCAACGACAGAGTCCAGAGTGAGAGCTATCACGCTAAATTTATCAAGAAGGTCCAGAAGCCCAAAGTAGTGGTGAGACCATTGATTTGTGGAGCTGATTTTGAGAGTTGTAAGTTCTCCTGTGACTCAGACACCACCGAGGCTGAACCCATCACCTACAGCTGGAAGATGGGAGGTGGAGAGTGGAAGGTGTTGGGGAAGGACATCAACATCACCAGCACCAAGGACTCAGGTGTGAAAACCTTCACCTGTAGGATGAAGAACCCAGTCAGCCAGGAAGAAAGTGACCCAGAACCCAACCCGCTCTACAAGGAGCCTACTGAGCCAGACAACTGA